The Cervus elaphus chromosome 9, mCerEla1.1, whole genome shotgun sequence genomic interval TCTGATGAAGATGACGGTTTCTCGCGGTTTAGGAGAATATGAAACACTTTTTTCTACAAATGAAATACTGAGAGTTCAAAAAACAGAACTAGACAACTTtaaaatgggattgttttcttgatGACTAGAATTAATAAAGCCGGTGTAGTGTTGCAGTGTGGAAACTCACGTTTTGTTTTTTCAGGTTTGTTTCCATTGTAGACAACCTGGCCATGGGATTGCAGATTGCCCTGCTGCCCTTGAGAATCAAGAAATGGGCACGGGAATTTGTTACAGGTGTGGATCCACAGAGCATGAAATAACCAAGTGCAAGGCTAAAGTAGACCCAGCTCTtggtatgttgttgttgttgtttttcctatcaaatttttttatttggttaATGAGCAAAGTGGCCAGTAAGTAACCAACTGGTTTTCTCATTGCTGACAGAGTTTGTTATGAATGTGTCacttaatattttgaaatcaaatGTGATTGAACTTTAAATTAGGTAACAacaaatatgttttcttcttagtgttttaaaataatatgaattacactatataaatagatagatagatatagatagatatctgTATCtatgtcaatatatatatatacacacacatccatgtgtatatataactaaaCAGGAACTGTTGATCTTTACAGGTGAATTTCCTTTTGCAAAATGTTTTGTTTGTGGGGAAATGGGGCATCTGTCCAGATCTTGTCCTGATAATCCCAAAGGACTCTATGCTGATGGTGAGTACTGTTACTCTTGTATGTTGAAAATGGTGGTGAGTCATCATGCAGTTgtgatttaatttacatttaaacagtttttaaataaattcctaAATAAGTGGCAAAATCTctagaatttcattatttttatcaaGCATTATCCTATGGTgacttagaggtaaagaatccgcctgcagtaaaGGAGACGTGGGAAATGGGGTTCTATccttgtttgggaagatcccctggagaaggaaattgcaacccactccagtattcttgcccggagaatccccatggacagaggagcctggcaggctccagtccatggcctcacaaagagtcagacacaactgagcaactgagcacacattctGTGTACTAGACTTTGTGTAATTTAAGTTGATACATCAAATCAAACTGACCTCTATATTTCAAACTATTTGTACTTACTTCAGTATCAGTTGTGAGAATATGTTATAAATATCTACTTTTAAACCTAACAAGCAAAAAGATTATTTCTCAAACTaatataagatttaaaaaatagtgtgGTGAATTTAATCTCAGTGTAGCATAATATTTTGGGTAGAAGGGTTGGTACTCACTattctggatttttgtttttccttagttTATTGTCTGGCATGGGCCATGTAACATTCTTACCTTTGGCACAGCTAATGTCTTAAGGTGCCCACAATAAAGTCTGTGATGTTTAAATCTTTAAGGAGGAGGTTGGCATCTGTTAATGTGAGTCATTTATTAATGTGATGCTGGTACCATTAGGTTCTAGACACTTCCTGTGTCATGTCCTGGGTTCCCTTGCAGAAGTCCAatgaaaaagcatagctttggaGTTAACACCAGTTACAGTCTCAGAACTACCACTCATTAACTGTGGGACTTTggccaagttatttaacttctctcatctcagtttcctcacctgtgaaatggagatgagaaaattttacttcattgattctaagatgcatttttttttcacattttaatatatCTGAACTCAATGTATCTTAATATTGGTGGGTGTTACATAATAGgcattttgtttttccagaaaGGAATGTAAAATAATGATATATCTTATAATCAGTGGTGTCTTAGATTTGATGAATTATGATATTTTACCGTAAAGAGTTATGAGGATTAGAATAATTATTAAAGTGCCTCCTCTGTTTCACTGTGGCATCTACAGCAGTAAAGTCTTGGACCTGAAAGATGCTCAGAAGTGTCTTTCAGTTTTGAACTTAATAAACAGGCCATATAATATGACTAGTGAGCAAAGAAGCCTTTGTATGGTGAACCAAAATGACTAGATATAAAAAGTGTGGCAAGGGGAGTAAGTCACAGAAAAGGGTGAGTTCATCCAAGTTTATACCCTGTGAAGGTCATTTTTCTGAGTAAGTCATTTAATATTATGAACATGATCATGATAATGCTTGACCATTAAGCAATAGTGTTTGACTATTCAGTGAAAGATTCATTTTAGAAAAACTCATTTTAGGACTGTGTTGTAATTCACAGTCCTGGAATGTTGCTTAAAGTAGGCAAATAGGCATTTTTACTAGAGTTTGGATGCCTGGCAGATAAAGGCACTGATATAAAagttaatttcattccttttgtaaCTACTCACCCCCATCTGACTTGTATAGCAGGGCAGTGGTTTGtatccttttttggggggagagggCATTGATCATTAAAGAATCTGATTAAAAACTGTGGACATTCTCCTCAAAAATGCATCTGCACGCAAATTTTTCAGAGTTCACGAGCCCATGCGTTTCTAACTGTGGTTTAAGACCCAGGCTTCCAGGCAATGGCTCCTGGACACTCCAGAGAACAAGTACCTTCCATCATATCTCACTCTCTTTCCCACATCTCCCTTGAAGGTCAGGGGCAAGAAATGGTGGGTTGATAACAGTTTAGTGCTCTATGAGGTTAAGAGGAATGGAGAATAGATTTATTAATAGGAATAAGTTGTTCCTGGCTTCAGCTACCTTTGCATCTAAAAAGGTTATGAGGATCAAATAAGATATGAAAGTGCTTTGAGACATTAAGTATCCTATGTAAGTATCAGAGGTTTTCAGTGACTCTGTTCTTTTTATAGGTGGTGGCTGCAGACTTTGTGGCTCTGTGGAACATTTGAAGAAAGATTGTCCCGAAAGTCAGAATTCAGGTGAGATCTCTGGGCCTTCTTTAGAAGGGGTGAGATTGAATATTCCTCTGTGTTTTTGTTGAATTTTTGTTATTAACAACTCCCTGAGGTACAGCTGGTTTTAAGGCTGTCTGGTTTCCTCTTACAGTGATGACTTCATCATTTCTTTATCAGCAGTACTAAGTGAGCATTAGCTGCTGTTCTCgggtgggaaaaaaaatgatcagTAAGCCCCAGAGGACCCTGATTTTATAAAGCAtcttattcataaatatttacatttgctAACTTATGTGTTTAATAATACAGTCAATTAtgttacttaaaaatattaatttgctaagaaaataagaaatatgagAATAAGTTGCAGTATTGTTATGATTGAGAATCCTCATGTAGGTTCTGAAATCAGAAGGATTCCAAGTTGGTTGCAAAAACTTCCAGAAATATTTAAATTGTGTAATCCACATAGTATCTGGCcagtttatattttcttcctaACAAATACTCCCCTTGGTCATCTAAAACTTCATAAATGTTCAACAAACCTAAAACAGATATTGGGGGATGTGGAGATCATTGTTACATTAGTTTGCCTAGATTAGAATGGTGATAATCTGTATGAAAGGAGGTAAGACAGTAGGATAGCCCAGAAGTGCTTCTTGGAGAAAAAGCACATTTCTTTCTATATCAAATGGTCATAGTACTATTCAAATAAGTCTGCCCATTCTTACTTCCTACCCCTGGCATTTGAATTTGAAAACCAAGAGTTCTTGTTTAGAGTCTTGTCTAGAAGAAGATAGTCTTTACTACATTGTAGGCAGTGAGATTGAAATGAGAAGTGGAATTTGAATTCTCCCTCCTGGGAGGATTGCCACTTCCCAAATGACAAGACTGACAAGCAGATGTTGTATAATTTCACAGGTGGAATCTTGTGCATTTAAAACtgatgcttcaaaaaaaaaaaataaaataaaactgatgcTTCATAAGTCTTGCTGTTTACAGTCTCTTGGAATTCATTGACTCTATAATGATGAactctgggaaagaatgaaggagcTTTCTCATCAACTTGTGCATTGCAAAGCAGTTGCTGCATTTCCCTAATTGGGATGACAAATTGCCCATGTACTCTGAAATCAAGGGTTATAATCAATTACGGAATTGCTCACTTTGCTTTAGTGATGGACTCTTCTCTCTTTGTGATTATGCATGTCAAAACTAGTTCCTTTGCTAAACCAGTACCAATCAATCTAGGTGGGTGTATTTGATCACTGTCTTTCTTACATTTTGAGTTTTCTGTGTCTTTACAGATCGAATGGTCACAGTTGGTCGCTGGGCAAAGGGAATGAGTGCAGACTATGAAGAAATTTTGGATGTGCCTAAACCAcagaaacccaaaacaaaaatacCTAAAGTTGTTAATTTTTGATGATTAGTACTGTTGTTTGTTCAACATTCTGAACTGGGCCTGCTTCACAAGTTGGAGCTGGACTGTCCCTTGGAGGCCTGTATTATAGATATCAGTATAATTTAGTTGTGGTCAAACCAGTTCCTGAGTTCTGTCCATCAAGGGGCACTTCTCACATTGCTTATAGAAGATCACCGAAAAAAAGTATAAGATGTTTAAAATGGATTttctaaaagaatatatttttgacCGATAGAACTTAGGTGTAACTAAGTGATTATATACCTGATTGTaacaatcatttttttcttcaaaacaaaaTTATGCATTAATATGAACTATCCCTAAACATAGGGTAACTGCTTTGCATTTGGAAATGAATTTGTGGCCCTGTTGTTGGTTCAAAGTATCAGTTTATCATgttagaaatttatttataattgccacaaaaatgtatttttaaaatattaaataaaaattcatttgctATTTAcctagttttctgaatacctAATTTTGGATTGAATGAACCCTGGTAATGTCCATGTAACAATGTCTTTGAAAACATGATCTATTATGAATCCTAGATGAGATTAACTTTGATTaatgtttgttttagttttggcATAAAGATTTACAAACTATTGAGGTTAAAATAGAAGACTACCTCAGCTTAATAGCAGCTCGCTCTTTGCCCCTGATTTTCAAGAGAGAGATTCCAGCCAAAATTCAGTTTGGGATATTTAACCAGAATGGTGATGGCGTGTAACAGACTGTCTATCAAACTTAATAGCATTTTGTTCACATGTTTTAGATGAGTCAGGGTGAGATTCAGGCATCATCATAATAGAGTTAGAACACTAATCAGAGACCCATTAGCTTCTTTGTTTGATTTGATGAATACATGCATACTTAATACATACATTTCACAAGGCTTAAGGCTCCCATTGTACTGTATAATGGAATGAATTCGTTGGATTGTGTGTTTCATTTGGAATTTTACCTGATTGGATGCATTTGTAACAAAAGGAAACAGCTGTGATTAGTTACTGAtgttttcaaaagcaaaatatttaccaaataagaaaaggaacacTTTTCTGTTTTAATGTCTGTACATCTCAACATTTCTAATCTTAATAagagctgttctttttttttttcagccacagAGGAAAACATAACACAATTTGACTCAGCATACCAGAGCTTAAGGAAATGAGTCTCATTTCAAAGGAATAGCACAAGCCATGCAGCTGGAAAAGGATAGCAGTGCTGTCCTAGTCCTTCAGCCTGAACACACCCAGATTTATCTCACCTATCCTATCTGGAGCAAAAGGCTCTGGAAAGTCAAAAACCTGTCAGCTGCAAGCTAAGTCTGATGTTTTTTATATAGACGTT includes:
- the ZCCHC9 gene encoding zinc finger CCHC domain-containing protein 9, which codes for MTRWARVTTTQNKRPFPATSWEDMKKGSSEGQSQNLPKSKQLEANRLSLKNDAPQAKHKKNKKKKEYLNEDVNGFMEYLRQNSQMLHNGEVIAKDSQKVREEIEVALKKDSRREGRRLKRQAAKKNAMVCFHCRQPGHGIADCPAALENQEMGTGICYRCGSTEHEITKCKAKVDPALGEFPFAKCFVCGEMGHLSRSCPDNPKGLYADGGGCRLCGSVEHLKKDCPESQNSDRMVTVGRWAKGMSADYEEILDVPKPQKPKTKIPKVVNF